One Polaribacter reichenbachii genomic window, TTTGCTAATTGTTAAAGCTACAGAAAAAAGTGGAGAAATTAAGATTACTGCAACATCAAAAGGATTAGAATCGAAAACGATTATCTTAAAAAGTAAATAATGAAAAAGCTAATAACTCTTATTGCAGTACTTACCTTATTTTCTTGTGCTAAAGAAGATACTGGTAGAATTGTAGAAAATTTTAATGATAATTGGAAATTTTCTCTAAACCAAAAAGGTGATTTTTCTAATGCAAAAACAAAAGACACTTCTTGGCAAACCTTAAATGTTCCTCACGATTGGAGCATTGAAAAAGGCTATCAAAAAGATGGAAAAACAGCTGCAAGTACTGGTTTTTCTGTTGGCGGAATTGGTTGGTACAGAAAACATTTCACATTAAAAAAAAGTGATAAAAATAAAGAAATAAGTATTTTATTTGATGGTGTTTACAACAATTCTAATGTTTGGATAAATGGACACTTTTTAGGTAAAAGACCAAATGGATACAATTCATTTTCTTACGATTTATCAAAACATTTAAATTATGATGGTTCAGACAATGTAATTGCTGTAAAAGTAGATAGAAAAGCCTATGCAGATTCGCGTTGGTACACAGGTTCTGGAATTTACAGAAAAGTAAGACTAATAAAAAAATCGCCTATAAACATTGCTCAATGGGGTGTACAAATTACAACTCCAGAGGTTTCTTCGAATACTGCTAAAATCAACATTAAAACAACTATTAAAAGTGATGGAAAAGCTGATAACAACTTATCATTAAACTATAGCATTCTAGACGAAAATGGTTCTGAAATTGCATCAGAAAAATCAATTTTAGGTGATAAATTTAAAATTATTTCTAAAGAAATTAAAATTCAAAACCCTAAATTATGGTCTACAGAAAAAGGAAATTTATACACGTTAACTGTTTCTTTATTTAAGAATGATAAATTAATAGACAATACATCAGAAAAATTCGGAATTAGAACTTTTAAATTTACTGCGGATAAAGGCTTCTTTTTAAATGGCAAAAAACTAAAAATAAAAGGGGTTAATTTACATCACGATGCAGGTGCAGTTGGTGCTGCAGTGCCAAAGGGAATTTGGGAATATCGTGTAAAGAAATTAAAATCGATTGGTGTAAATGCAGTTCGTTTTGCTCATAATCCACATTCTAAAGAACTCTTAGAAGTTTGTGATGAGCAAGGAATTTTAGTAATGAACGAAGCTTTTGATGAATGGAATGTTCCCAAACTAAAAAGTAAAAAATATTTGGGTGATAATGCAGCCACAAAAGAATCTTCAAAAGCCTATCCTGCTTCTTTTAATGAATGGGCAGAACGTGATTTAAAAGATTTAATTCGCAGAGATTTTAATCATCCTTCTGTATTTATGTGGAGTATTGGTAATGAAATAGAATGGACATTTCCTCACTATTCAAAAACTTATAATGATGTAAATGGATCAAGTGGTGCTCAAGGTTATGAACAAGTACCAAACTACGATTACAAAACTGTAAAAACTGCTTTTGATAAAAATATTGACGGCGAAGATCCTTTAGTAAAAATTGCAAAACAATTGGTTGCTTGGGTAAAAGAAGAAGACACTACAAGACCAGTAACTTGTGGTAGCGTGTTGCCTTCAGTTGGTATGGTAAGTGGTTATGGAACTGCTGTAGATGTATATGGCTACAATTACAGAGCTGCAGATTATGATGCTGCACATAAAGAATACCCAAATTTAAAAATCTTAGGATCAGAAAATTGGGGAAGCTATAATGAATGGAAAAGCATTAACGAACGCGATTTTGTTTCCGGAATTTTTGTGTGGACAGGGTTTGCATATTTAGGCGAAGCTGGTCCTTGGCCAAGAAAAGGTTTAAATATTTCTTTCTTCGATTTTGCTGGTTTTAAAACACCAAGAGGTCATTTTTACGAAACTCTTTGGATTGAAAAACCAAAAGTATATATGGTTACAACTCCTGCAAAAGAATCAGAATTTTCGTTTCATAAAAAAGAAGGTTGGAAGTTTGATATGCAATTAACTGCACCTCCTGTATGGAATATGTTACGAAAATGGGAATGGTACAAAGTAAACTCTAAATGGAAATACAAAACTGATGAAGAAATAGTTGTACAAGCATACACAAACTGTGAGGAAGCAGAGCTCTTTTTAAACAATGTATCTTTAGGAAAACAAAAATTAGCAGATGTTATAGAAACCGATCATATTTTAAAATGGTTAGTGCCTTATAAAAATGGTGAACTAAAAATTGTAGGCTATAATAAGGGTAAAAAAGTTGATGAATATTTCTTAAACACCCACAATGATAAAGTTGCTAAAATTGATATTTCATCTACAAAACAAACTTTAAAAGCAGATGGCACAGACGTATCTGTAATTACCATAAAATTGTTAGATAAAAACGGAAATCTAATTATTGATGCTGATAAAGAAGTTACTTTTAAATTATCTGGACCTGCAAAAAATATTGGTATAGACAATGGTTGGGAAATGAATACGCAATCTCATAAATCAAACTCAACTATAACTCACAATGGTAAAGCTATTTTAATTGTTCAGGCTACAAAAGAGCGAGGAGAAATTAAGGTTTCAGCAACATCATCAACTGTTAAATCAAAAGATTTAAAAATATCAGCTGAATAAACTTTTTTGTAATATGACCAATTCAAAATTTTTACTTTTTATAATTTGCTTTGTTTCAATTATTTCTTGTTCTAAAAAAACAGAAGAAAGTTATGGTTATAAAGTGAATAAAATTGCGGCTAAAACTAAAGTTTTTGAATTAATTTCTAAAAATGGCGATAGTAGAATAGCCATTGCTCCCAAAATACAAGGTAAAATTTTAACCAGTACATATAGTGGTTTTAATGGCGCAAGTAATGGTTGGTTAAATAGCAATATTTTTGATGAAGAAAACCCAGATTTAGCAGCAATTGGTGGTGAAGAACGTGTTTGGTTTGGTCCTTTAGGTGGCCAACATTCTTTTTATTATCAGCAAAAAAAACCATTATCTGAAGACAATTGGCAAGTTCCTAAAAGCCTTAGTACAGAAGCTTATAAACTCAAGCTTTTTACTAAAGAAAAAATAGTTATGTCTAAAAAAATGAAGCTTACTAATTTTATTGGCACTCAATTCGATTTTGAAGTATTTAGAAAAATTAAGTTGATAAATAAAGAGCAATTAAGAAAGAATTTAAGTTTAAAAATCAATAAAAACCTAATGTATGTTGGTTATGAAACCGAACACAGCATTCAAAATCTTGGTAAAGAAAAATGGACTAAAGAAACAGGTTTAGTTTCTATTTGGAGTGCTGGTATGTTTAAAGGTTCAGATAAATCTGTTGTTATTTTACCCTTAACAAAGGATGTAGAATTAGATTCAATTTATCAATATATGGGTAAACTAGATAAAAGCAGATTACAAATAAAAAACAAAACTGTATTGTTCAAAGCAGATGGAAAATACAGAAGTAAAATAGGCATTCCTAATAAAATTGCAACTCCTATTTATGGTTGCTATATCAAAGAAAAACAACAATTAATAATTGTTCAATATCATCAAACAACACATCAATTGTTTTCAAATTCTAAGGTTAGCATTCAAAACAATCCTTATCTAGGAGAAGTAATTCCTATTTACAATAATGGTCCAATGGATTATGCTAAAACAAACGAAACTAGTTTTTTTGAGTTAGAATCTACATCGCCTTTTTTAGAACTAGAACCTTATCAATATTCTTCTCATTACCATAGAGTTTATCATTTTTCTGGTGATGAAAATGAGTTGAATAAAATTTCAGAACAACTTTTAGGAATCGCTTTAAAAGATTGTTCGTTATAAAATAATACAAATGAAAAGATCAAATCAAAAGAACTTAATTTTATTGGCTATTCTCTGTTTTTTAGCTGCTTGTAATTCAACACAAAAAGAGGAAGCAAGAGTTACAAAAGATTTTAATTTTGATTGGGAGTTTTATTTAGAAGATGATGAAAATCAAAATAAAGATGCACTTTGGCAACCAGTAAGATTGCCTCACGATTGGAGTGTGGAACATTCTTTTACGCAAGAAAACACTTCTGGTGCAACTGCATTTTTACCTGGAGGAATTGGTTGGTATAAAAAAGAATTTACGCTCCCTAAAAATGCAAAAAACAAAACCACTTGGATTGAGTTTGATGGTGTATATTCTAACTCAGAAGTATGGATTAACAATAATTATTTAGGCAAAAGACCTTATGGTTACATTCCGTTTAAATACAATTTAACCCAGTATTTAAAATACGGAGAAACCAACGAAATTAAAGTAAAAGTAGATAGATCTGCCTATATAGATTGCAGATGGTATCCTGGTTCTGGAATTTATAGAAATGTAAAATTAGTAACCACCAACAAACTCCACATTCCACAATGGGGCACTTTTATCACATCAAATAAAGTTGATAAAAAAGAGGCTTTGATTGCTATAAATACTGCTATAAAAAACGAAGCCACTATACATAAAAAAGCCACTTTAAAAACCACTATTTTTTATGATGGTAATGAGGTATCTTCTACTGCATCAAAAATTTCTTCGGATAAAAATTCTTCAAAATATATACAACAAGAAATAAAAATAACAAACCCTAACATTTGGGATGTTGAGCACCCTAATTTATACACAGTAACATCAGAAATTATTCTAAATGATCAAATTATTGACAGAAAAGAAACAGTTTTCGGAATACGAAGTTTTTCTTTTGATAAAAACAAAGGCTTCTTTTTAAACGGAAAAAATTTAAAAATAAAAGGAGTTTGTTTGCATCACGATGCTGGTTTAGTAGGTGCTGCTGTGCCTATTGGTGTTTGGCAAAGAAGATTAGCAACTCTAAAAAAAGCTGGCATAAATGCAATTAGAACTGCTCATAATCCTCCATCAGAAGAATTTTTAGATTTATGTGATAAAATGGGCTTTTTAGTACAAGATGAAGCTTTTGATGAGTTTAACAATCCTAAAGACAAAAAACACAATTACAATCAGCAAAAAGCAGATCCTTTAACTGCGGGTTATACCAACCATTTTACAGAATGGTCAGAAAGAGATCTTAAAAACATGGTTTTGAGAGATCGAAATCATCCATCAATAATAATGTGGAGTATTGGAAATGAAATTGAATGGACGTATCCAAATTACGGGAAATCTACCGGTTATTGGGGTGCCAACAAAGTTGGTGATGTTAACTATTATTATGATGAACCACCTTTATCCGTAGAAAAAATTAAAGCCAATTTTACTAAGGAAAAACAAGGTGAATACAATTTGGCTGCTACTGCAAAAAAACTGTCTAAATGGGTAAAAGAAATAGATACAACAAGACCAGTAACTGCAAATTTGGTGATTCCTACAGTGAGTAATTTTTCTGGTTATGCAGATGTTTTAGATTTAGTTGGGTTAAGTTATAGACAAGCTGTTTATGATTATTCGCACAGAAATTATCCGAATAAAACATTTATAGGCACAGAAAATTGGGCAAAATATCACGAATGGAAAGCCATTGAAAATAAAGATTATATTTCTGGTATTTTCTTATGGACTGGTATTGATTATATGGGCGAATCTAGAAATTGGCCTAAAAAAGGAAGTGGAAGTGGTTTGTTAGATTTTGCAGGGTTTAAAAAACCAGCATACCATATGTTTAAAACACTTTGGAACGATGAATCTCATATTTATATAACTACGCAAACGCAAGAAAAATCTCCTTATAAATTTGATATTAAAAGCGGAAAAGTTGTAGAAAAAGAAAAAGGTTGGTCTAAAAAACAAAAATGGGGATGGCAAGATGTAAACGAACATTGGAACTATAAAAAAGGAGATAAAATTGCAGTTGAAGTTTATACCAACGAATCAGAAATAGAGTTGTTTTTAGATGATAAATCTTTAGGAATTCAAAAATTAAAGGATGTAGAAGATCATATTTTAAAATGGATTGTTCCTTATTCTGAAGGTAATTTAGTAGCTAAAGCTGTAAATTTTTCTAATAAAACTTCTATATCGACTGCAAAAGAGTTTAATATGTTAAGCTTAAAAGCGGATACTAAAGAGATAAATGCAAATGGTTATGATGTTATACATTTTACTGTTCAATTAAAGGATAAAAATGGAAATTTGATTAAACATCAAGACCAAGAAATTGAGTTTATAATTGATGGAAATGTAAAATTATTAGGAGTAGATAATGGTAGTTCTACAAACATTCAAGATTATCAATCGAATAAAATAATTACATCAAAAGGGAAAGCATTGCTTATTTTACAAGCAAATTTTGAAGCTTCATCTATAAAAGTAAAAGCAGTTTCTAAAAAGATAGAAAGCGAAACAATTGAAATAAATATAAAATAAAATTTAAAAAAATCTTATAAAAAGGCAATACAAACACCAGATTTCACCAAAGTTGTTCTGTTTTTTTCTATCAATGTTCCATCATTTTTAATTTGATAAACAACGGTTTCATCAGAATCTTGTAAACAGGCAATTAACCATTTTCCAGAAGGCAAAATATGAAACTCACGCAAGGTTTTTCCGTTTGTAAATTGATAGTCTAACAATACCAAATCATCTACCAGAATACTAAAAATAGTAATGGCATCTAAAGTTCTGTTGGCAGCATATAAAAATTGTTGATTCGGATGAATTCTTAAGGCAGAGGCACTTGGTGTTTCCGAAAAATGTTTAGGCAAAGATTGCACATATTTTATAGGAATGTACTTTTCTTTTTCTTCTTTTAAAATGGCAATTTCCCCAGTTAATTCGCCAATGCAATAACCTAATTTTCCATTTTCCGAAAATACAATATGCCTTGGTCCAAAACCTTTTTTAGTTATAATATCTTTTTCTTTTATTGATAAAAAACCATTGTCTATATTATAAGTTTTAATAGCATCAATACCTAAATCTGCTACGTAAAGTTCTTTTTTCTTCGGATGAAATAACACTTGATGTGCGTGTGCCATTTCTTGTCTTTCTTTATTTACACTAGAACCCTTATGTGTAAAATGGTGTGTTTCTTTTAGCAGCCTACCATTAACATCTACTAGAAAACGAGAAACACTTCCAGAGCCATAACAAGCTAAAAAAACGGCATTATTCTTATAACTAATATGGCAAGGTAAACTACCCTCAATTGCTAACTCATTTAAATAAGTTAAAGAAAAATTACTTTCAATTCTATATGCTTTTACAACCGGATTTTTCTCACGTACAACTTCTGTAAACGTATATAAAAACTGCTTGCAATCTGAAATTACCAAATAACCAGGGTTTCTAGTTTTGGTAATATGAAGAAGACTCAATGCACCTGTATTTTCATTAAAACTGAGTGTATAAATCCCTTCTGAATGTCCACCAAAAGTGGGCGTTAACATTTCTGTATAACCCCCAATAAAAAGTATCGTATTATTCATTTGTTTTAAAATAGCTAAACGAATCAAATTTAGCAATTTTTGAACTTTCTACACTAGAAGAAGTTGCATACATACCAATATAAACACCATTAAATCGTTGAGCAACCTCATCTGAAATAAGTGTATAATCTTGTGGTTCACCAATCTTTTTTAATTGATTTATATTTTCGCCATAAAAAAACTGAACTTCTAAACCTGTAACTTTAGCAGTTAAAATAACATCTTTATTTTTATAAGGAATTGTTGCTATCGTTTCTGGAGTAAACTTACCTTTATTATTTTCTTGATAAGCTTTAATTAAAGAAATTCCGTTTTTACCTTTTAATAATTGATAGTTATTTCCATGACGTCTGTAAATTACCAAACCAGCTTTTTCATTTTCCTTTTTAGTTTTAAAAGAGAGTTTTGTAGATGCTTCATAATTAAAATGACGGGTTCTTTGAGCCACATAAGACGGATTTACGAGTTCTGTAACCATTTCTGGGCGCAATTCAATTTCTAAATTACCATCTTTTAAATGATGCCATTTTTTGATAGGAGAACGTAAGAAATTCCATTCTAAACCTAACTCTTTTTCATCAAAATTATCTATACTATTTATTTCTGAAACTGGTGTAAAAGGTAAATTTGGTCTTTCTTGCTCTAATTGCAATAATCCTTTAGACGGATTAAAAACAGGAGTTATTCCACTTTCTTGCTTAGTCATTTTTACTTTAGCTAAAAACGTTTCTCGAGCTAAGGTTACAAATCCTTTGTGATTTCTTTTTGCCAACATTACACTCCACCATTCTCCATTTTGCGTTTGTACTAAATCTGCGTGGCCTGTTTGCCCAATAGGATGTGTTTTTTCTAAATGACGATGTGTTAAAACAGGATTTGCGTGATTTGGAACATAAGGTCCCCACAAATTTTTACTATTAAAAACTGTAATTGCGTGATATTCTCCTGTACCACCTTCGCCAATTAACAATAAATATTCACCATCAATTTTAAATAAATGAGGACCTTCTGCCCAACGTGCATTAGCTGCGTGACCATACGTAAGTTGTTTTTTATCACCTAATAAAACGCCTTTATCTGGATCTATTTCTTGCATCCAAATGCCATTTTTACCAGGCCATTCTTTTTGAGTGCCATCAATAATACCTGCACCTGTATAATAGCATCTGCGATCATCATCCCAAAAAAGAGAAGGATCAATACCATAAGCATCTTTAATATACATAGGATTACTCCAAGGACCTTCTGGTTTTTTAGCAGTAATAATAAAATTACCTTTCTGGCCAACCATTGTTGTGATAATATAGAATTTACCATTATTATAACGAATGGTAGGTGCAAAAATTCCGTTAGAATTTCTTAATCCTTTTTCATAGACAATTTGGGTTTCACGATGTAAACCATATCCTATTTTTTCCCAATTTACTAAATCTTTACTTTTATGAATTGGCAAACCTGGATACCATTCAAAACTAGAATTTACCATATAATAAGTATCGCCAACTCTACAAATTGATGGATCTGGATAAAACCCAGATAAAATAGGATTTTGGAAAGTTTCAGGAATAGTTTGCCCTAATAAATTACCACAAATTAGAAGTGAAAAAAGGAATTTTATGGCTTTAAAAGTCATCGTATAAAAAGTTATTTAGGGTTGTAATAACAACCAATTTAAGTTTACAATTTTAGTAGCACCCCAAACCGATTTAAAAACTACAGTAATATCTTTTATCCCTTTAGGAGATTCTAACAATTCAGTTTCTATAGTTTGCCACTTGTTCCAACCACCAGTATAATTTACAGGAAAAGTTGCAATTAATTTTCCATTAGCACCACCAACTCTTACTTCGAAAGCTCCATTTCTTTGACCACTTGCAACTCTAGCTTGTATTTTCTTTGCAGAACCATCACCAAAATCTACACCATTAAAACGAACATTACTCATCATTTTAGTTTCTGTAACCATCCATCCATTGGGTTCATTACCACCAACAAAACTGGTTTCTGCATTGTAAATATCATTATATCTATCTACTTGAATAGTATCACCAACCTGCGGATTACCAATTCCTCTTAATGTTGGTATAACTTTCTTAATGCTACCATCCTTTTTAAAATGCATATAATCTGCTCTCATAGAACGTAATTTACTGTAACCACTTACACTCCACCAATGATAAAAAAGCGTCCATTTTCCTTTGTATTTTACAACAGAATGATGATTGGTACCATTTTCGATATTATCCATAATTTTACCACTATACACATATGGGCCTAGAGGTTTTTTACTCATTGCATAACCAATAGTATACCCTTCATCAGCAAAAACGTGTGCAAAAGTTAGATAGTAATTACCATTATATTTAAAAGGAAAAGGACCTTCTACATAACCTGCAGGAATACCTTGAATTTGAATTGCTTCGCCCTCAATTTCTTTCATATTCTTGTTTAGTTTAGCTCCTTTAATGGTTTTACCACCTGCAAAGAAAATATAACCTTCTCCATCATCATCGATCATTAAACCTGGGTCTATACCATCAATACCCTTAATATAATCTTTTTCCCATTGAAAAGGTCCTGTAGGATTATTTGAAACACCAACACCAATTCTTCTAAATGAAGAACCATCTTTTGGTGGGGCAGGATAGTAATAATAATATTTACCATCTCTTTCTATACAATCTGGCGCCCACATTCCGTAAGAATTTTTCTTTCCCCAAGGCACATCATTTTGATCTAAAACAACACCATAATCTCTCCAAGTATTTCCTTTTTCTAAAGAAAAAATATGATAATCTGGCATACAAAAACGAGGTGCATCTATACCTTTTGGAGGCACAACATCGTGAGAAGGATAAATGTATAATTTATCATTAAAAACACGTGCAGTTGGGTCTGCTGTATGAATGTGAGTTACTAATGGGTTTTGAGCTTTTAACCCTATCATCAAAAAGAAAAAAATAAGGCTTAGAATTCTGTTTTTTACCATCATTTTAAATTTAAGAAATCTGTTTTATTAATTTGTTCTGAATTCAAAAACCGGAGATTCTGAATTGTTACCAAAACTGTCTTTTGTAACTACTTTCCAGTAATATACTTTTCCGCTTTCTAAAGACAGGTTATTCATTGTTGTGCTTGAGGTAGTTCCTTTTAATTCTGTTGGCGGATTTGTTGTTGATAAGTAAACATCATATTCATCTATATCTCCATCAATGTCGCTACCTGTCCATTCTATAGTTGTAGAAATATCTACAGAACTTCCCATTGCTGGACTTACCAAATCTGCTGGAAAAGGTGCATAATTTTGCACTCCATCTCCTGCATTAAAAAATTTCCAAGTATCGCTTGTTGTATCTGCAGCACCATTAGATTTTGCAGTTACAGACCAAGAATAAGGCACGCCTCTTAATAAAGCTGTTTCTATATTTGTGTTCGATGAAATAAGACTTTTCACAGAATTATCGTCTAAATTTGTAATTTTTATGGAATAACTATCTGCATTTTCGGCTGTATTCCATTCAAAATACACTTTACTTTCTTGTTCAGAAATAACATTACCTTGGTTACACTCAGCATTATTAATAGGTAAAACTAGAACTGCTTTTCCTAAGGTTACAACATCTGGTCCACCTTCACTATCTCCACCTCCACAACTTACTAAAGTGATTGCAAAAAGAGCTATAAAAATATTTTTGATAGATTTTATAGTTATCATTGTTTTATAATTTTAAAATTTGAATTCATATTATTACCAGTAACTTTTACAAAATATACACCAGCAGAAAGTTGATTAGTAGCCACTAAAATATTTCTATTTTGAAGTTGAAAGCTTTTTTGTAAAACAATTTTACCTGTTGATGACATTACTTGATACGACACATTTTTAGTTTGATTTTCTGGAAATGCAATCGTGAAATTTTCTTTTACAATTGATGGATACACCAAGATTTCATCTAACAAAATAACTTTTTCTTGAAAATTACCTTGACAATCTTTATCCGTAGAAACTTTAATATTATTCTCTCCTGTTTTTAAAGGAAGCGTAATATTTTCTTGATCTGTAACTGTAATAACTCCGTTTAAATTAATTCTATACAACTCACTACCAGTAAGATTTAAAGCGATACTTTTTTGATTTTCATTTACTTTAGCAGCAACAGACAAATCTTCTGGAGCTGTAATTATAATATTATAACACTGTTTGTAATTAGCATCTGCATCTGTTGTGATACAAAGTGTATAATTACCAGAGGTTAAATTCGTAAACTCAACATCAGAAGTAAAAGTTTGCGACATACTTGTACCTTCTATAGTTGCTGTAAATGTTAATGAATTTTCTTTGGATGTAATTGCTATACTTCCATTATCGCTAGAAGCACAAGTTTCTCCTTTTGTTAAGACTGTAAAATTATCTGCTGCAATTGTAAAAATTGCACAACCATCTGCGTTTACAGTTGTATTTCTTGGTGTATCAGGACATAAATCTAAGCTATCTACAACTCCGTCTAAATCTTTATCATCTGCAGGTAAATCTGAACATACTTCACCAGGCAAACCATAACAACCTAAATCTGCTGGTCCATAAGTAGGATCCCAATCTGTACCAGCAACCCAATTTTCGCCACCAAATTCGTAAGCGCCAACATCTGGATGATCACCTAAAAAACCATCAGTAATACCCGTAATTTCTCTCCCTTTATCTATAGGTTCTGAATCTGAATTTAAAGTAAAATCTCCTTGACTTACATTGGCAAAAACATCCGAAGAAACAACAAGGTTATTTTGTTTGTCAGATTCTGGTTCCCAGTTATTATCGCTTCCTAAATTATTCCATACTTTTACATTGGTAAAAGATGTACCCTCTTTATGCCAAGCACCCATTACTTCTGAGCCATTCCATAAAGTATTGTTGTAAATTTCTAAATCTTTACCATTCCAATTTATTTGAATGTTTGTCCATTCTGTGTTCCAGACTACATTATGATGCACTTTAAAACTTTCTGCATCGTTGTCTAAATAAATTCCTGCAGCTTTGTTAAGATCTCCTCTAGAATAATTATCGTGAAACCAATTGTGATGAATTTCTGTATTTTCCTGTTTACCAACTGTGTAAAAAAGTGCACAATCATCAGCAATTAAATTACTTCTAGAAATATCATTATATGCAATTTCGTTATTTGTACCACTATAATTTATACCATCTCTACCACCTTTGCTAACTTGGTTATTTATAAATTTAGAATTGTGCATACCTCTTAAAACAACAGGAGCATCATAAGAACCTAAAGTATTAAAATCGTGTATTAAATTATTTTTGATAGTATGATAATTCCCTCTAACATTAATACCAGTTGCAGAACCGTAAGCAATTTCGCATTTTTCTATGGTGTTGTTAGAACCTTCCATTTTTATGGCTGCAACACCAGTGTTAAAACCAGTTACTATACCTTGAGTGTAAGCACCATAAAAAGAAGAAATACCATATAAAACATTGTTAGTTGTGTTAGAATTTGTTGTCCATCTTGTATCATCTTCTAAAGTTATACCTCCACCAAAAACAGCTAAATTTCTTACTTCTATGTATTTTTTATGTTTTAGGTTAATGGTTTCGTTTCTCCTTCTCATTTTAACATCTCCATCTGCAGGAGCTGCACCACTTGGTAATTGCACAAAAAGTTCTTTTGTTGATGGATTAAAATACCATTCATTTTGATAATCTAAAGCGCCTTTTACACCTTCTAAATAAAAATCTCCAAAATCTGCAGGAGCGTGAAACGTACGAATCCAATCTGGGTTTTTATCTAAATTAAAATTTACTCTACCACTAGAACTGCTTGTAATTTTGGCTTTCCAAGCAATCCAACCAGAGCCAGGTTTATCACCATAAAACCATACAGCACCATCTGTCCAGTTTATATTTGGTATAGAACTTTCTGTTAAGTAAGCATTGTTGATAACATCTGAAGCACTACCTCCAGAATTTCTTAAAGAGTTTAATGCAAAAGCATCTTGATCTGTTTTATTAGGCCATCTTGCCAAATCTAATGCAGTTTCTTGATGCATTACAAAATTCTGTTGCCCTAAAGAAGTAAAAGGAATTGTTGTTTTATAAATAGCACCACTATCTTGAGACCAACCAGAAAGAGATTCCATTGCAGAAATTATGACTCTTTCTCCTGGATACGATTGAAATATAATTGGGTTACCTGCTGTAC contains:
- a CDS encoding family 43 glycosylhydrolase, translated to MIGLKAQNPLVTHIHTADPTARVFNDKLYIYPSHDVVPPKGIDAPRFCMPDYHIFSLEKGNTWRDYGVVLDQNDVPWGKKNSYGMWAPDCIERDGKYYYYYPAPPKDGSSFRRIGVGVSNNPTGPFQWEKDYIKGIDGIDPGLMIDDDGEGYIFFAGGKTIKGAKLNKNMKEIEGEAIQIQGIPAGYVEGPFPFKYNGNYYLTFAHVFADEGYTIGYAMSKKPLGPYVYSGKIMDNIENGTNHHSVVKYKGKWTLFYHWWSVSGYSKLRSMRADYMHFKKDGSIKKVIPTLRGIGNPQVGDTIQVDRYNDIYNAETSFVGGNEPNGWMVTETKMMSNVRFNGVDFGDGSAKKIQARVASGQRNGAFEVRVGGANGKLIATFPVNYTGGWNKWQTIETELLESPKGIKDITVVFKSVWGATKIVNLNWLLLQP
- a CDS encoding glycoside hydrolase family 43 protein; the encoded protein is MTFKAIKFLFSLLICGNLLGQTIPETFQNPILSGFYPDPSICRVGDTYYMVNSSFEWYPGLPIHKSKDLVNWEKIGYGLHRETQIVYEKGLRNSNGIFAPTIRYNNGKFYIITTMVGQKGNFIITAKKPEGPWSNPMYIKDAYGIDPSLFWDDDRRCYYTGAGIIDGTQKEWPGKNGIWMQEIDPDKGVLLGDKKQLTYGHAANARWAEGPHLFKIDGEYLLLIGEGGTGEYHAITVFNSKNLWGPYVPNHANPVLTHRHLEKTHPIGQTGHADLVQTQNGEWWSVMLAKRNHKGFVTLARETFLAKVKMTKQESGITPVFNPSKGLLQLEQERPNLPFTPVSEINSIDNFDEKELGLEWNFLRSPIKKWHHLKDGNLEIELRPEMVTELVNPSYVAQRTRHFNYEASTKLSFKTKKENEKAGLVIYRRHGNNYQLLKGKNGISLIKAYQENNKGKFTPETIATIPYKNKDVILTAKVTGLEVQFFYGENINQLKKIGEPQDYTLISDEVAQRFNGVYIGMYATSSSVESSKIAKFDSFSYFKTNE
- a CDS encoding lactonase family protein — translated: MNNTILFIGGYTEMLTPTFGGHSEGIYTLSFNENTGALSLLHITKTRNPGYLVISDCKQFLYTFTEVVREKNPVVKAYRIESNFSLTYLNELAIEGSLPCHISYKNNAVFLACYGSGSVSRFLVDVNGRLLKETHHFTHKGSSVNKERQEMAHAHQVLFHPKKKELYVADLGIDAIKTYNIDNGFLSIKEKDIITKKGFGPRHIVFSENGKLGYCIGELTGEIAILKEEKEKYIPIKYVQSLPKHFSETPSASALRIHPNQQFLYAANRTLDAITIFSILVDDLVLLDYQFTNGKTLREFHILPSGKWLIACLQDSDETVVYQIKNDGTLIEKNRTTLVKSGVCIAFL
- a CDS encoding right-handed parallel beta-helix repeat-containing protein produces the protein MILKNYKNLILILLLQFCLHINATDIYVAKNGDDSNSGTIESPLLTISKAASIAVAGDVVYIREGTYEETLAPANSGTAGNPIIFQSYPGERVIISAMESLSGWSQDSGAIYKTTIPFTSLGQQNFVMHQETALDLARWPNKTDQDAFALNSLRNSGGSASDVINNAYLTESSIPNINWTDGAVWFYGDKPGSGWIAWKAKITSSSSGRVNFNLDKNPDWIRTFHAPADFGDFYLEGVKGALDYQNEWYFNPSTKELFVQLPSGAAPADGDVKMRRRNETINLKHKKYIEVRNLAVFGGGITLEDDTRWTTNSNTTNNVLYGISSFYGAYTQGIVTGFNTGVAAIKMEGSNNTIEKCEIAYGSATGINVRGNYHTIKNNLIHDFNTLGSYDAPVVLRGMHNSKFINNQVSKGGRDGINYSGTNNEIAYNDISRSNLIADDCALFYTVGKQENTEIHHNWFHDNYSRGDLNKAAGIYLDNDAESFKVHHNVVWNTEWTNIQINWNGKDLEIYNNTLWNGSEVMGAWHKEGTSFTNVKVWNNLGSDNNWEPESDKQNNLVVSSDVFANVSQGDFTLNSDSEPIDKGREITGITDGFLGDHPDVGAYEFGGENWVAGTDWDPTYGPADLGCYGLPGEVCSDLPADDKDLDGVVDSLDLCPDTPRNTTVNADGCAIFTIAADNFTVLTKGETCASSDNGSIAITSKENSLTFTATIEGTSMSQTFTSDVEFTNLTSGNYTLCITTDADANYKQCYNIIITAPEDLSVAAKVNENQKSIALNLTGSELYRINLNGVITVTDQENITLPLKTGENNIKVSTDKDCQGNFQEKVILLDEILVYPSIVKENFTIAFPENQTKNVSYQVMSSTGKIVLQKSFQLQNRNILVATNQLSAGVYFVKVTGNNMNSNFKIIKQ